The following proteins come from a genomic window of Pyxidicoccus sp. MSG2:
- the rraA gene encoding ribonuclease E activity regulator RraA, translating into MSESTTLKTADLCDEHAGTAHFQIAEPGFLDYGGRRAFSGPISTVRAPEDNSLVRKALEEPGQGRVLVVDGGGSRRCALVGDILAMLAEKNGWAGVVVNGCIRDAEEVGRTAVGVKALGTHPLKSSKRNEGQRDVEVRFAGVTFKPGHHLYADADGIVTSEKALR; encoded by the coding sequence ATGAGCGAGTCCACGACCCTGAAGACGGCCGACCTCTGCGACGAGCACGCGGGTACGGCGCACTTTCAAATCGCCGAGCCCGGCTTCCTCGACTACGGAGGCCGGCGCGCCTTCTCCGGCCCCATCAGCACGGTGCGCGCGCCCGAGGACAACTCCCTGGTGCGCAAGGCGCTGGAGGAGCCGGGCCAGGGCCGCGTGCTCGTGGTGGACGGCGGAGGCAGCCGCCGCTGCGCGCTGGTGGGAGACATCCTGGCCATGCTCGCGGAGAAGAACGGCTGGGCCGGCGTGGTGGTGAATGGCTGCATCCGCGACGCGGAGGAGGTGGGCCGCACCGCCGTCGGCGTGAAGGCGCTCGGCACGCATCCGCTCAAGAGCAGCAAGCGCAACGAGGGCCAGCGCGACGTGGAGGTGCGCTTCGCCGGCGTCACCTTCAAGCCGGGCCACCACCTCTACGCGGATGCGGACGGCATCGTCACGTCGGAGAAGGCACTGCGCTGA